The Chanodichthys erythropterus isolate Z2021 chromosome 12, ASM2448905v1, whole genome shotgun sequence genome contains a region encoding:
- the si:dkey-121b10.7 gene encoding heparan sulfate glucosamine 3-O-sulfotransferase 6, whose protein sequence is MGCWTTCFDFGHLKAHSKVSVFFTMLLIFTYLFYCLTGYCDSMPSPLYVHQSFRSKLFPKEGKKLQPDAHWNGSIVRELPDQDATDVEDEKRQRGLGYDTYNNLSVSNNFGTKEFPQAIIIGVKKGGTRALLEFLRVHPDVRAVGAEPHFFDRFYEKGLQWYRNLMPRTLDGQITMEKTPSYFITREAPSRVFSMSRSTKLIVVVRDPVTRAVSDYTQTLTKNPGLPSFQNLVFKNSTTGLIDTSWSAVRIGIYAKHLENWLRYFPLAQLLFVSGEKLVTDPAGEMGRVQDFLGLKRVVTNKHFYFNQTKGFPCLKKPEGSSRPRCLGKTKGRPHPHIPAEVLHRLRDFYRPFNMKFYQMTGQDFGWD, encoded by the exons ATGGGATGTTGGACAACGTGTTTCGACTTCGGACACCTGAAAGCGCATTCCAAGGTGTCCGTGTTCTTTACCATGCTCCTTATATTCACCTATTTATTCTACTGTCTCACTGGATACTGCGATTCCATGCCGAGTCCACTGTACGTCCATCAAAGTTTCAGAAGCAAACTTTTCCCAAAGGAAGGGAAGAAACTCCAGCCGGACGCGCACTGGAACGGCTCCATCGTACGCGAACTCCCTGATCAGGATGCGACAGACGTGGAAGATGAGAAGAGGCAGCGAGGCTTAGGCTATGACACTTACAACAATCTTTCTGTGTCGAACAATTTCGGCACCAAAGAGTTTCCTCAGGCGATTATTATCGGCGTGAAAAAGGGGGGGACGCGCGCGCTTCTGGAGTTCCTGCGCGTTCATCCAGACGTGAGAGCCGTGGGCGCAGAGCCGCACTTCTTTGACAGGTTCTATGAGAAGGGTCTTCAGTGGTACAG GAATCTAATGCCTCGTACTTTAGACGGCCAGATCACCATGGAGAAGACACCCAGCTACTTCATCACACGTGAAGCCCCTTCCCGGGTTTTCTCCATGAGCCGCAGCACTAAACTCATCGTGGTGGTCCGTGACCCCGTGACCCGGGCCGTGTCGGACTACACTCAGACTCTGACCAAAAACCCCGGCTTGCCGTCTTTCCAGAATTTGGTTTTTAAGAACTCCACCACGGGTCTGATCGACACATCCTGGAGCGCCGTGAGGATCGGCATCTACGCCAAACACCTGGAGAACTGGCTCAGGTATTTCCCGCTTGCGCAGCTTCTCTTCGTGAGCGGCGAGAAGCTGGTGACGGACCCCGCGGGAGAAATGGGCAGGGTGCAGGACTTTCTGGGACTCAAACGGGTGGTGACCAATAAGCACTTCTACTTTAACCAGACTAAAGGCTTTCCCTGCCTCAAAAAGCCAGAAGGAAGCAGCAGACCACGATGTCTGGGGAAGACGAAAGGGCGACCGCATCCGCACATACCGGCGGAGGTGCTGCACAGACTCAGGGATTTCTACAGGCCTTTTAACATGAAGTTCTACCAGATGACTGGGCAGGACTTTGGCTGGGACTAA